The window CTTACAGCTGAGCATGCCTTGTAATTAATCattgtgtttattgttaattgttTGCAgttgtttaattattatttatatgcTGCCGGTGACCCAGCAGCTGAAGGTCCAGCCGAGCATGCCCGTATAATCACCCATTATTATGAGTATTGTCAATTAATTATTAGTAGCTAATAATGGCAGCCGAAGGCTCAGCTGGTGTTGCAGCCGAGCATGCACAGTCACTCTCATTATTTATATACGATTTCTGTTCTTTACATTTGTCATTCTTTATATTCCTTTCtaatttatgtattatatattgtttgtttctcgggccagacccagctgctgAGGTGCCGGCTGACGTAGTCcatgccgatgatccagcaggtaGCGTTCGGCCACTGGGCGAGGCCCAGCTGttgggccagctggtggtgtgcCAGATGTGCACGACACCGGGGGGCCTAGCCCAGCTCCGAATGTCCTGGCTGACGAGTTTTCAGCCGATGACCCAGCAGCTGAGGCTCCGGAAGGAGATATCCAGCCGACGATGTCCCAGCTGCTGAAGTTGACATCTAGTGGCGTCCAACCGAAAATGCCGCAACTGCAATTGTCCAGCTGCCAAGGCTACAGATAGCGTGTCCCAGCCGAGGAATTTCACGAGAGAAGAAGGGAAGACCGCATTTTCTCTACATTCTTAATAATAATTTCGTTACAGTTCTAATTCGTCTTAATGAGCGTAAGTGGTCCCGCAGTTCTCCACTCAATTATGCTGGGGCTTCATTCAATTCTACCCATTCCTGCTTTACGCAACAGGTGTCGCATCCAGTTATCACCACTCTCGCAGCCCAAGTTGCCAGCAGTACACTTTGATGCGGATCCCACGCACCTGTGCCTTTGCTTTTCACGTTACCTCTGCACACCAgctcctgcccacccttactgctttAATACTTCCAGATCCACAATAGAACGAGGACGAGGAAAACCTGTGATGATGGACCACGGCTCTCATGCCCACCGTGCGAGGTATCCAGGGAGGTGACCGACACGCTTCTAAGCTAACACCTCCACTCCACACCCGCGGGGCTCACCACAGTGACAATGACCAACACAGGGTCGACCCTGGGGAGTCGGCCTTGGAGTGGACAGCGTTCACATTCCCACACCCGCCCTGGGGCCAGCCTTCCAGGACTGGTCTCTGTGAGGGGGGGCTACTACGACGAAGATATACACGGGATCAACCAGTCATTTGCCATGGTGGAAAGCACTCCCTGCTCGGAGTACAAACCCGGCATTAGGTACTCCTCCCAGGGCACAGTCGGTGGGCCATCCTGCCTCTCTGCTCCACGGCTCGTCAAGATGGAGCTCCGTCGGCCCACCAAGCGAGCTGCGTCTGTTAGCAGCATCTGCCTAGTAGACCCGGAATGGTACCTTTTTCAGTCAGGAAAACCCGATTGTTTTTTAATGGCCTCTCCGGGCATACGGGCACGCTTACGGCCACGGTAGCAAGAAGTCATGTTCCTACTTAGAGCAGCCAGCTTCCGCTCGCCCTTCGGGGGTGGGGGTTCCGCGCCGTTGGCCCTCACAGGATTGGGGGTGCTCTGACGGAACCCCCAAAACTAATTAGAGATGTCACTTCACTGTATTTGATTTAATCATTATAACAGCTacccattattattatttcagtataataatttatggttatGCACTAATCATTATTAGCCATCATAATTAATTATCAACTTTAATTATCTATTTATTCGTTATAATGAGCTAGTATGCttcttcatttaaggattatcaattaCTTAATCACTTATGattattaattatttgtatttaataaataattaatgatttattattataaaaataaattaagtCCCACTCTGTAAGCGTTTTCTTCCAATCCGCAgaaatattggacttgtatccatgattgaccatgtaatatatatcaatcatacaatgtatatatatgatgtaactatataacctgagcttgtaaaagcacctttatcaccttcagtgattaagtgcttaaatgcacactagtttctttatcagctacctcaccctgtcagagtaaatgagacaaatgtatgtgaatgcatgtttgtgtgtatatatgtatgtatatgtgtgtgtgtatgtatatgtatgggtataaagtatatatggaagctgatcagaattacatttcacctttgtgaatgtacattaatgacactgtaaaagacacatctaacactttatgtagggcatacgtaaatctgtgtatctatgtatttacgtatgtaggttagcttagcattttaaaagcaccaaatcaccttctgtggttgagtgttcaataaacccttgaactatatgtttaacacttctctaaccctgtccatggaagacagaagaaaatgtatatatgctggttagcattgtaaatgtgtggccacgtctaccACGAATACCGAATACCACGAATACCACGTGGCCACGTAAATGTGTGGTATTCACTGGAGTCAGTGATTCCTGTGTGCCTTCACACACAGAATTGGTGTCTAGTAATCTTTTTTTTAATGGCATTCGTTTATTGGAGGTCTGAGAAAGCTGATGTGTACCCGTGGATTTTTTTAAATCTTACACAGTACTTTAAATCATCCCTGTATGAGACACCCAGTGTGGTCAGATATGCCTAAAGTATCTCTATATGACTCGTGCAGTGGAAGGGTTATGAAAAAAAATTTCCCTATGAATTTTGACAAGGATATATCAACCATTTATAAATTTAAAAATGGTAAATTTTAAGGAAGGAATTTTTTCTTATTGATTTTTGCTAAAAATTCTTCTGAATTtacatttagcaatattttgtataTTGCTAAAGTTAAAATTTGCTAAAGTTCATATATGCACAAGGAAATAACTTCTTACAGGACCAGGATGCATGGCAGAAAGTGCAAAATAatcctgttgaaaagcagaggtataTGCAGTTGGTACAATAAGAGAGAATTCTATTAACATAGGGGCCCAAGAGTTTTCAGCACTCTCCCACTATACATAAGAGTCATAACTAGTCAATATCTCACTTTGTTCAAAAGATAGCGTGTAAAACATCTCTTAAGGATATCTGATCATCTGGGCTGTAATTTATGGCAGATTGGGAGCAGCAGATGCTGCTGCTCCCAGTTTTGCTGCTAACAGTCTGGTTGCCCAGACTAACAACCAGGAGGCATAATCAAGAGACTGGGTTCCATAGTCAGAGACTGAAGTTATCTCAAAGACAGTAGGTAGGTTTAGAGTAAGAATCTGGAATTGGCAGTTATTCAGTACCAAGTACATAATTTGTGTGTGAAATTACATAAGTGAAGtttcaggatgagagctacaattGTGGTAACCTGTCTTCATTGGGACAAGTGTGTACATTCCTTTAATATCTTCCCACTATTTGTTTATGTCCTTGCCTATAAATAACCTTTCTCAATGAAACccattataaaatttactttaaaatAATTTAAGTTTTTGCTATTTCTATGTCATAGGAAGTGACATATTAAATATAAAATAGGACATGATTGCCCTTGCTGAAAGATGGCATGAATGTAGGTCAGCAACTTCCTCCTTGTTCCTAGTGAATACGAGATCCAGCAATGATGGGACATTCCCTTGCTTTATatgttaattatttaaatattggcCTATGCACCAGAAGCCCCCCTGTGGTAGTTTACCAATATAACCATTATAAGAAAAGTTGGAAAGTCTGTTTACTAGCCTGCTATCTCATTTTCCTTTTTTCCCCATACTACATCCTTCTTAGTAGattatttgtaattattattaaagGCTTAAGTGCATTATTAGCTTTAATTTACATATTGATTTTTTATGCTCTTAACACAGATCTGGATTCTCTCTTGTATGAATTCTCATGTGTTTTTTTAGAACTGATTTATATGAAAAATCTTTTAGACACACTGAACAtttatatggtttctctcctgtatgaatcctcatgtgattCATTGCATTTGATTTACATGCAAATTCTTTTAGACACTCTGAACATTGATAGGGTTTTTCTCCTGTATGAGTCCTTATGTGCTTTGCTAGAACTGATCTATGTGAAAAAGCTTTTAGACACAGTGAACATTCATATGGTTTCTCTTCTGTATGAACCCTCATGTGTTCTACTACTTGTGATTTCTCTGCAAATTCTTTTAGACACTCTAAACACTGAAATGGCTTTTCTCCTGTATGAACCTTCATGTGTCTCGTTAGAAATGATTTTTGGGAAAAatctctttgacacactgaacactgatatggtttctctcctgtatgaatcctcatgtgttttGTTAGATCTGAATTACAATAAAaatctttttgacacactgaacaTTGATATGGCTTCTCCCCTGTGTGAATCCTCATATGCTCTATTAAATGTGAGTTTTGtgcaaagtctttttgacatactgaacatTGATATGGTCTTACCCCTGTATGAAGCCTTATGTGCTTTGTTAGTGCTGATTTACAAGAAAAGTCTTTTTGGCACTCTGAACACTGATATGGTTTGTCTCCTGTATGAGTCCTCATATGCTCCATTAGATATGATTTTTGTGCAAAGTCTTTTTGGCACTCTGAACATTGATACCGTTTCTCTCCTGTGTGAATTCTCATGTGTTTTGTTAGACCTGATTTGTATGATAAGTCTTTTTGACAGACCGAACACTTGTATGGTTTCTCTCCCGTATGAACCCTCATGTGCTTTGATAGATCTGAATTACAAATAAAATCTTTAGAACACACTGAACATTgaaatggtttctctcctgtatgaatcctcatgtgcctTATTAGATGTGATTTTTGTCTTAAGTCTTTTAGGCATACTGAACATTGATATGGATTCTTTCTCAAGTGAGTGCTCATGTTTAACACTTGAtatttctgaaaagtgtataaaaACGGTACTAAAATTAATTCTCTCCAGTATAAATTCTCAGACTATTCTGAACACTTGGACTGTGAGAGGACGCCTCAAATCATATGGTGACCATCAAACCGGCAATGTTATAAAGTGTTACCTTTGTCAATAGATGGCACTGAAGGTCAAATAAGCTACTTAAAGGACCACATTCCCGTTACTACAAGTATGTAATTATCAtacgaaggcaccaagccgggaaagctatgtagcaccattcccTTTACTACAAATATATAGCAAATGGATTACTTGTAAATATATAAAAGAGAATTAACCTTGACAATGTGGTTATATATTTTAAAAGAAAAATATTTGTGATTTTTTCTAATATTAGACAATATATTAAacttacaatactgtacagtaatgagcataAATGGTGTAAAAgtgtttatacacacacacacacacacactgccacatgTGGCTGATATTGGAAAAATCAGATTGTGACCACAACTTTATGATCATGCCAGATGAATACTGAGAAAAGATTGTCTAAATTTTAAACACATCATCATTTAATCCTTAATCCTTTCCAAAAAAAAAatgtagtaaatatatatatagttacagcATGAGGGTCAAGTACAATGGACCCTTATGTGGTTTATCTTTTGTGAGAACATGTGTTTGAGATATTTATGAACAGTATATATGCAGGGTATCATGTATATGCTTTATATAATTTTTCAACCcccattataccctattgtatACCCTATAAATACAAGtacataaattaatatgtacatttttgGAATGCTCTCTTAGCACTTGCACATGAACTCTTACATGAACTATTTATTGTATGTGATTTTTGCAATGGAACATTTATTGTatataacaatttttttttagcattaaGCACTGAGAAAATACTAATACTgtaaaaaataattaatttacataactgTGAAATGTTCTCACAATACATTTGTTAAAAATATAtgtaacatatattattaacataCATTATTAATAAATACCAATCTTAAAGTAT is drawn from Procambarus clarkii isolate CNS0578487 chromosome 90, FALCON_Pclarkii_2.0, whole genome shotgun sequence and contains these coding sequences:
- the LOC138359296 gene encoding zinc finger protein 271-like, which encodes MSTHLRKNPYQCSVCLKDLRQKSHLIRHMRIHTGEKPFQCSVCSKDFICNSDLSKHMRVHTGEKPYKCSVCQKDLSYKSGLTKHMRIHTGEKRYQCSECQKDFAQKSYLMEHMRTHTGDKPYQCSECQKDFSCKSALTKHIRLHTGVRPYQCSVCQKDFAQNSHLIEHMRIHTGEKPYQCSVCQKDFYCNSDLTKHMRIHTGEKPYQCSVCQRDFSQKSFLTRHMKVHTGEKPFQCLECLKEFAEKSQVVEHMRVHTEEKPYECSLCLKAFSHRSVLAKHIRTHTGEKPYQCSECLKEFACKSNAMNHMRIHTGEKPYKCSVCLKDFSYKSVLKKHMRIHTRENPDLC